Below is a genomic region from Pseudomonas extremaustralis.
CGCCCGCCCCGATCGGCTCCTTGAAGCCGCCGGCGTCCACGCCAAACACACTTTCATCCTGCCAACCGAACTGGATGCACTCGGCAACCGCCAGGGTGGCCTTGTCCGACGCCATGGTCTTGTAGGGGTTGCCTGCGCGTGCCTCTTTCATCTTCGCGCCTGCGCAACCGGCCAGGGCTGCCAGTATCAATGCGCCTAATACGACCTTTCGCATGCCATCGTTCCTTGGAAAAAAACGCGACTCTACCATTAGCAGGCGACACCCAAGGATTATTACGTCACCCTGTCGCCTACTTGCGAACCCGCTTCTACCTGGATACCCGATGACACCCAACGCCGAACGCTACAACCCTTCCACTGACTATGCCGACAGGCTGATCAGCCGCATCGGCCAGACGCCTGCGTGGATAGCCAAGCGCATTGGCGTCACCGACAAGCGTATCCGCTACATTCTCGATGGCGAACGTACCGTCAAAGGCGAAAGCACCCCGATCCAGATGACCTACCCCGAGCAGTTCGCGCTGGAGTGCCTGGCGGCAGAAGCGAAAGCCCGGAAGAAGCCGGCCCCGGCGGCGGAATGAATTTTGTTTCACGGTGAAGGAGAAACGCGCCGTCTATAGTGCGCAAGCTCATTTTTTTGAAGCCTCCTTTGCTGCCCGCCCTCCCGCGGGCTTTTTTTCGTCTGGACTTCAGAGCCACCAACGCAACAGATAGAACACCGCCATGCTCAGCAGCACTGTCATCAACACATTGCGCGTCCAGAACATCAACGCCACCGCGCAGATGCCCGCCAGCAGGTAGGGGTTGGCCGGGCTCAGGTTGAGCTGGTGGTCAGCGAGGAAAATGATCGGCCCGCAGATCGCCGTCAGCATGCCCGGCACCGCAAACCCAAGAAACTCTCGCGCCCCACGATTGAGGCGCACCGGCAGGCGCGGCTCGATAAACAGGTAGCGATTGAGAAACACCACCAGGCCCATGGCCCCGATCATCACGTAAATCATCGCTGCCCTACCCCCAGGCGCTTGCAGAAAAACCCGGCGCTCATGCCCAGCACACCGGACACCACCACCGCCGACTCCCAGTGCAGAAAGCTCAACCACACCGAAAACCACAACGACACGGCCACGCAGACCAACGTCGGCACGTCACGCACCACGGGCGTGATCAGCGCGATAAAGGTGGCAGCAATGGAAAACTCCAGGCCCAACTGGTCAAGGCCGGGAATACTTTTGCCGAGGACAATGCCGGCCAGGGTGAACAGGTTCCAAGCGATATAGAACGTCAGGCCCACGCCCAGGGCGTACCAGCGATTGAAGGTTTCACGGTCGTAGTGGCTGACCAACGCGAAAAATTCGTCGGTCAACAGAAACCCCAGGCTCATGCGCCAGCGGGCCTTGAGCGGCGAAACCGTCGGGCGCAGGTGCATGCCGTAGAGCAAATGCTGGGAGGTCAGCAATAAGGTGGTCAGCACGATGGAAATCAGGCTCGCGCCGCTCTTGACCATACCAATGGCGACCAACTGTGCAGCACCGGCAAACACGATGGCGGATAGCCCCTGGGCTTGCAGTGGGGTGAATTGCGCATCGATGGCCATCGAACCGGCCAGCAGCCCCCAGGGCGCACAGGCCAGGGACAGGGGAATGACGGCGATTGCGCCGCGAGCGAAGGCGTAATGAGGTACGGCAGTAGACATAAAAACGGCTCATCGACAGACAGTCGATCAGCATGCCAGCACCCAAGGGCGCTTGTCTTGAACGATCTTGCTCAGGCCAGCTTGGCCGACACCTGCCCCACCGAATCCCGCGCTTCGCGTAGTTCATGGGCGTCCTGGTTGAGCCGGTGGATGGTATTGAGCAAGCGCTGGCGCAGCACTTCATCACCAAGTTTTTCCACGGCACGCATCAGGTCAAATGCCGCGGTTTCGTTATTTTCCGCGACGGAATCCAGGGTCTTGCGCAGGTTGCGAGTGGCACGGGTCACGCGGGTCTTCCTTCATCAGCTATGGGCAGGCACTTTAGGACATTCATGTTTCATTTTAATTTCAATCACTTGTGGCAGGTTGAAGCGGATTTGATCCACGTCAATCGAAACAAGGATTGACTGAAACATATGGACATTCATATATTCGCCTCCCCATATATGCACAGGCCCTGACCATGTCGGCCCCCATCTCTCCCCCCACCCTGTTCAAATGCCTGGCCGACCCTACGCGTACACGCATGACGCTATTGATCCGCCGTGAAGGCGAACTTTGCGTGTGCGAACTGATCCATGCCTTGGACGACAGCCAGCCGAAAATCTCCCGCCATCTGGCCCAACTGCGCAGTTGCGGGCTGCTGCTCGATCGTCGCCAGGGCCAATGGATCTACTACCGCATCAATCCGGCACTGCCCGACTGGGTGACCCAGGTGCTGGACATCACCCTGCAAGCCAACCAGCCATGGTTGCACAGTGACGCACAGCGCCTGGATGCAATGGGCGACAGACCACAACGGGCCAGCACCTGCTGCTGAGCCATCGGAGCGTTTATTCATGCTTGTCGCAATTGCCATTTTTATCTTCACCATCGTCCTGGTCATCTGGCAGCCCAAGGGCCTCGGGGTCGGTTGGAGTGCCACGATGGGCGCGATCCTCGCCCTGGCCTTTGGCGTGATCAGCCTCACCGATATCCCCGTGGTGTGGCACATCATCTGGAACGCCACCGGCACCTTTGTCGCGCTGATCATCATCAGCCTGTTGCTCGACGAGGCCGGGTTCTTTGCCTGGGCCGCGCTGCATGTGGCGCGCTGGGGACGCGGACGCGGTCGGCGGTTGTTTGCCTACATGGTGCTGCTCGGTGCGTTGGTCTCGGCGCTGTTTGCCAATGACGGCGCGGCGTTGATCCTCACGCCCATCGTGATGTCGATGCTGTTGGCCTTACGCTTTTCCCCGACGGCAACCCTGGCCTTCGTCATGGGCGCGGGGTTCATCGCCGACACGGCGAGCCTGCCGCTGGTGGTGTCGAACCTGGTGAATATCGTCTCGGCGGATTACTTCAAGATCGGCTTCAACGAGTATGCGGCCGTGATGGTGCCGGTGAATTTTGTCAGCGTCGCAGCCACCTTGGCGGTGCTGCTGTGGTTTTTCCGCCGCGATATTCCCAAGAGCTACGACCCCGCCGACCTGGCAGACCCCGCCAGTGCGATTCACGACCGCGCCACCTTCCGCGCCGGCTGGTGGGTGCTGGGCATCCTGTTGGTCGGCTGCTTTGCCCTGGAACCGCTGGGTATTCCCATCAGCGCCATTTCAGCGGCGTGCGCCTTACTGTTGCTGGTGATCGCCGCCAAGGGCCACAAGATTTCCACACGCAAAGTGCTGAAAGACGCGCCGTGGCAAATCGTGATCTTTTCCCTGGGTATGTACCTGGTGGTCTACGGCTTGCGTAACGCCGGCCTGACCGACTACCTGGCCACCTGGCTCGACACCTTCGCCACCTATGGCGTGTGGGGCGCGGCCATGGGCACCGGGGTGCTGACGGCACTGCTGTCGTCGGCGATGAACAACCTGCCGACCGTGCTGATCGGCGCGCTGTCCATCGAATCCAGCCATGCCGTGGGCGTGGTCAAGGACGCAATGATCTACGCCAACGTGATCGGCAGTGACCTGGGCCCGAAAATCACCCCGATAGGCAGCCTGGCGACCTTGCTGTGGCTGCATATCCTGGCGCGCAAAGGCATCACCATCACCTGGGGCTACTACTTCAAGGTCGGGATTGTGCTGACCTTGCCGGTGCTGTTGATCACCCTCGCCGCCCTCGCGTTGCGTCTGAGTCTCTGAAGGAAACCTGCAATGAAAGTCTTGTTCATGTGTACCGCCAACAGTTGCCGCAGCATTTTGTCCGAAGCGATGTTCAACCACCTGGCACCGCAGGGGTTCCAGGCGGTCAGTTCCGGCAGTTTCCCCAAGGGCCAGGTCCTGCCCCGCAGCCTGAGCACGTTGCAGGCGGCGGGAATCAGCACCGAGGGGCTTTACAGCAAGGGCAACGACGCCTTTGAAGGCAGCCCGCCGGATCTGGTCATCACCGTGTGCGACAAGGCCGCCGGCGAAGCCTGCCCGGTGTATTTCGGGCCGGCGGTGAAGGCGCACTGGGGATTGGAGGACCCTTCGGATGTCAATGGCGACGAAGCCAGTGTCCAGGCCGCCTTCGATGCCACGCTGGAGACCATCGCCACCCGTTGCCGCGCCTTCTTCGCACTGCCTTTTTCCCAGCTCACTCCAGTGCAGCTCAAGGCTGAACTGGAGCGTATCGCTGGGCTGCAGGCTGTTCGACACACGGGCTAGCCACGTATGCTGGGCGCCCTTCCAATCGATGAGCCAATTCGATGAGCGCTGTGCAACACGCCTGGCTGGGCCATTACGAAATCAGCAGCACCACCTGCACCGGCCTGACGTTTGCCCGCCACAGCCATGACGAATGCGTGATCGGCGTGAACCTGGTGGGCGAAGAAAAGGTCTGGCTGGACCGCAGCGAGTTCGCAGCCGGGCCGGGCTCCATCACCCTGTACAACCCTGGGCAGATTCAAGGCGGTGGTGCCGCGGATGGCGCGCCGTGGCAGTTCGTGAGCCTGTACGTGACCGCCGAGCAATTGGCCGCCGACCTGGGACTGGCGCAGATGGAGTTCGATCGCGCGCTGTGTTTTCAACCGGACCTCGCCCGACGCCTGGCGACTGCGGTGAAGGGCGCACTCAGCGGCGATGGCCTGGTGCGCGACTTGAACGAAGACGCGCTGGTCCTGTTACTCGCAGAAGTGGTCAACCTCAGCGGCGTGCGCCTGCCCGGCACTGTGGCCAGCGGCAAAGGCCTGATCGGCCGCGCCCAGGAGTTGCTCGCCGAACACCTGCATCAAGCCCTGCCGCTGGACCGGCTGGGTGATGAGCTGGGGTTGTCCAAGTTTCATCTGCTGCGCACCTTCCAGAAAGAAACCGGGCTCAGTCCTCGGCAATGGGCCATGCAATTGCGTACCCGGCGTGCCAAGGGCTTGTTGCGCAAGGGCGTGGCCGCCAGCGAGGTAGCCCATGACCTGGGGTTTGCCGATCAGAGCCACCTCAACCGACATTTTCGCGCGGCCTACGGCATGACACCGGGGCACTACCAAAGCGTGTTGAAACCCTGAACAGCGCAATCTGGTTCAAGACAACCCACCTGCACGCCCGCACACTGCCGCCCTCTTTTGAAGGAACGCGGGCATGTTGACGATCTTCTTTTATGCACTGGTATTCGGTTTTGTGTTTTGCCTGTCGCCCGGCGCGGTGCTGGCAGAAACCCTGCGCCGTGGTTTGCAGCACGGGTTCAGGCCGGCCTTGCTGGTGCAGGTCGGCTCGCTGGTGGGCGACGCGGTGTGGGCCGTGATCGGTCTGACCGGCCTCGCGCTGTTGATCCAGCACGATGCAGTGCGCATACCGCTGACCGTGGTCTGTGCGCTGTACCTGGCCTGGCTGGGCCTGCGCAGCCTGATCGACGCCTGGCACCTGCCCGAATCGGAAAGCGCACCGGCCAGCTCCCAGCAGAACGCACTGGCGGTGGGCGCCGCGATTTCGTTGGCCAACCCGAAGAACATCGTCTACTGGGGCGCGCTGGGCAGTGCACTATCCGGCATCGTCGGCGCCACGCCCAGCCACGGGCAGACGCTGATGTTTTTTGCCGGTTTCATGCTGGCTTCGGTGCTGTCGTGCTTTCTGACAGCGGCGCTGGTCAACCTGCTGCGCCAGAACGCCTCGCCGCTGTGGCAGCGCATCAGTTATGGCGCGTGCGGTGCGGTATTGATCTATCTGGCGGTGCTTGCCGCGCAAGGGATCTGAACGGACGCAAGCCGTTTCCTGAACGAGCGATGCCGAGGCGCTAAGCCTTGGCCTGTTGCTCCAGTTGCAGTTGCAACTGCGGGTCAATGTGCAGTTGCCCCGCCAGGTCGTCCAGATAATTGCGCTCAGCGTCCTGCTGATCGTCCACCAGCATCACACTGGCCAGGTAAACCTCGGCAGCAACCGCCGGATCCCCGGCAAACTCGGCGAAATCCGCCGCATCCAGGGGCTTGGCGACTTCAGCATCCAACCACTGTTGCAACTGCGGGTCGTCGGTATGCCGGCCCAGTTCGGTGGAGATCATCTGCTGTTCTTTTTCATCGATGCGGCCATCGGCCTTGGCCGCGGCGATCAGCGCACGTAATACCGCATGGCTGTGGGTTTCGGCGTCGGCGCCAGCGAGCTGATCGACGGTCTGAAACGCTTGCTGCGGCTTGGTCGCCTGCTGACTTTGCCAGGCCTGATACGCCTGGAAGGCCATCATTCCCAGAGACGCCAGCGCCGCATAGTTCATTCCACCCGAGCGCCCCGGCACAGAGCGTGTCGCCGCCGCACCGCCGAGCAGGCCCCCCAATAACCCGCCCAAACCGCCGCCGCTCGAGGCATTGCCGGTGCTGGTGCCGTTCAACAAGCCGCCAAGCAGACCGCCGAGGCCGCCGCCGGAGGTGGCACTGCCGGACTGACCGGCGCTGCGCAAAAGTTGTTCGAGTAGATCACTGGTGTTCATGGGGTCACCCTCCCTGGGGCGCAATGGTCACGTTCAACAAACATAGCCCGCCGCCGCTGGAACACCATGACCGCCGGGCGGGCACAGCCTTAGAATGATGCCATTACGCCAACAAGAGACCACACACGTGAACCGTATCGAACAGATCGCACTGATGGCGAACTACAATCAGTGGATGAACCGCAAGGTCTATGACGCGGCCGGCAAGCTGAGCCCTGCAGCGCTGGTGCAGGACCGGCAGGCATTTTTCGGCTCTATCCTCGGCACGCTGAATCACCTGGTCCTGGGCGATACGGTCTGGCTCAAGCGCTTTGCCCAGCATCCCGCCGCCGATTCCGTGCTGGCGCCGCTGAACGCCATCGACACGCCGCGCGACCTCAATCAACTGGCCTTCGCTGAGCTGGACGCCCTGCAAGCCCGACGCGCCTGGCTGGACGAAATGATCCTCGCCTGGGCCCACAGCCTGAGCGACAGCGACCTCGACCACCGCCTGCACTACCACAACATGCGCGGCGTCGCGGCGAACAAGCCGTTTTTCAGCTTGCTCGTGCACTTTTTCAATCACCAGACCCACCACCGCGGCCAAGTCACCACGTTGTTGACCCAGGCGGGCGTGGATGTGGGGATGACCGATTTGCTGGCGCTGATCGACTAGCAGTGGTCAGCCTTTCGTGTAAGCCACTGAGCAACAGTGCGGCAAAACCGGGGCTGGCGGGTGTTCAGTCAATCATCATTGGAGACCGGCCTGTTGCGTGCCCGATAACCCGGCAACGTGGCAGCGTAGGCCAGCGCCTGTTCGCGGGAATTGAACGACGCCAGCCGGTCCTGGGGCGTACACACCCGCCATGGCCCGTAGTTGACCTGCACGATGTGGTAGCCGTTCAGATGCAGCTTGTTCAGCATTGGAGCGCTCATAGTCACCTCGCTTTCCTGAGATTTCCCAGCGTTACGCGCCTTACCTTACACCCCCATCCGAGACTATGGCCGACCGTGTGTCGCAGCGTCCCGGGGGTAGTCGGGCAACCCCCAGGCCTTCAGGTCAAACGCCTCCAGGCTGAGCAAGCGATGGTCGGCATGGCGGAATTTATCCTCGCTCATCGCCGGATCAGGGATCGCCACCGCATACATGCCCGCCGCTTTCGCCGCACTGATACCAAACGGCGAGTCCTCGAACACCAGGCATTCAGCGGGGTTCACCCCCAGGCGCCGGGCGGCTACCAGAAAGATATCCGGTGCCGGCTTGGCCGCACCCACCTGCGGGTCATCGGCAGTGACCACCGTGTCGAACAGCGCAAACCATTCCCGGTGCTGGCTGATTTTCAGCTCGAAATAATGCCGCGACGAACTGGTGCCCACGGCAATCGGAATGCCCTGGGCGGACAAATGCCGCACCAGCGCCTCGGCCCCCGCCATCGCGGCCGCAAAGGGGAACCGCTCGTTCATCAGCGGCGTGCGCAGTTCCAGGAACGCCTCGGGGCTGATCGGCAACTCCAGCGCACGCACGATGTAACTCGCCAGGTCATATGCCCCCAGGCCAATGGTGTTCTGCTTGAAGTGCCAGTCAAACGCGCGGCCACCGTAGCGGTCGGAAATCAGCTGGGTGACCTGGGTGTAGATGCCCTCCGTGTCGAGCAACAGGCCATCCATATCGAAAATCACGGCTTTGATGCGGGGTGCGCTCATGGGTCGAAATCCTCAAGTACGGCCAGCGTAATGATCGATCAGGCGGTTGAGCAGGATCGCCAGCACGATGATCACGCCCGTGATCGCCATCTGATAGAACGAGCCCAAGCCAAGCAAATTGAAGATATTGCGCAGCACCTGCAGAAGCATCACCGCCACCGCCGTACCCACCACGCTGCCCCGCCCGCCGAACAGGCTGGTGCCGCCCAGTACCACCGCAGCAATGGCGTCCAGTTCCAGGCCCTGGGCGGCGGTGGGCTGGCCGACATGCAGGCGCGAGGTCATCAGCAGACCGGCAAATGCCGCCAGCCCACCGCAAATGGCGAACACCGCGATGGTCACCGCGCGCACCGGCACACCGGACAAGCGCGCGGCTTCCAGGTTGCCGCCGGTGGCGACCACGTACTCGCCAAATACCGTGTAGCGCAGCACCAGCCAGGCAATGACAGTGATCAGGATAAAGATCAGGCCCAGCACCGGGAATGCAATGCCGGCGCTCGGCAGGATATCGATCATCGACGAGCCAAAGCCGGTAAAGCTCGCCGGCAACCCACCGATCGGCGCGCCGTCAGAGGCCAGAAAGGTCGCGCCGCGCAACGACACCAGGCCGGCCAGGGTGATGATGAAACTCGGCACCTTGCCGAACACCGTCAGGCTGCCCATCAAGGTGCCGATCGCCACGCCCACCAGCAACGTCGCCGGCACCGCCAGCCAACCGCTGACCTGCTGCTGCAACAGCACCGCCACCAAGATGCCGCCGAAGGCGCACAAGCTGCCAACGGACAAATCGATATTCGCCGTCAGGATCACGAAGGTCATGCCGATGGCCACGATCCCGACGATTGCCCCTTGCTGGAACAGGTTGGCGATAT
It encodes:
- a CDS encoding arsenic transporter codes for the protein MLVAIAIFIFTIVLVIWQPKGLGVGWSATMGAILALAFGVISLTDIPVVWHIIWNATGTFVALIIISLLLDEAGFFAWAALHVARWGRGRGRRLFAYMVLLGALVSALFANDGAALILTPIVMSMLLALRFSPTATLAFVMGAGFIADTASLPLVVSNLVNIVSADYFKIGFNEYAAVMVPVNFVSVAATLAVLLWFFRRDIPKSYDPADLADPASAIHDRATFRAGWWVLGILLVGCFALEPLGIPISAISAACALLLLVIAAKGHKISTRKVLKDAPWQIVIFSLGMYLVVYGLRNAGLTDYLATWLDTFATYGVWGAAMGTGVLTALLSSAMNNLPTVLIGALSIESSHAVGVVKDAMIYANVIGSDLGPKITPIGSLATLLWLHILARKGITITWGYYFKVGIVLTLPVLLITLAALALRLSL
- a CDS encoding arsenate reductase ArsC gives rise to the protein MKVLFMCTANSCRSILSEAMFNHLAPQGFQAVSSGSFPKGQVLPRSLSTLQAAGISTEGLYSKGNDAFEGSPPDLVITVCDKAAGEACPVYFGPAVKAHWGLEDPSDVNGDEASVQAAFDATLETIATRCRAFFALPFSQLTPVQLKAELERIAGLQAVRHTG
- a CDS encoding AraC family transcriptional regulator, which produces MSAVQHAWLGHYEISSTTCTGLTFARHSHDECVIGVNLVGEEKVWLDRSEFAAGPGSITLYNPGQIQGGGAADGAPWQFVSLYVTAEQLAADLGLAQMEFDRALCFQPDLARRLATAVKGALSGDGLVRDLNEDALVLLLAEVVNLSGVRLPGTVASGKGLIGRAQELLAEHLHQALPLDRLGDELGLSKFHLLRTFQKETGLSPRQWAMQLRTRRAKGLLRKGVAASEVAHDLGFADQSHLNRHFRAAYGMTPGHYQSVLKP
- a CDS encoding HAD-IA family hydrolase; protein product: MSAPRIKAVIFDMDGLLLDTEGIYTQVTQLISDRYGGRAFDWHFKQNTIGLGAYDLASYIVRALELPISPEAFLELRTPLMNERFPFAAAMAGAEALVRHLSAQGIPIAVGTSSSRHYFELKISQHREWFALFDTVVTADDPQVGAAKPAPDIFLVAARRLGVNPAECLVFEDSPFGISAAKAAGMYAVAIPDPAMSEDKFRHADHRLLSLEAFDLKAWGLPDYPRDAATHGRP
- a CDS encoding lipoprotein, translated to MRKVVLGALILAALAGCAGAKMKEARAGNPYKTMASDKATLAVAECIQFGWQDESVFGVDAGGFKEPIGAGGFTVYTTDGKYFVDVQGVGAGSSVKYYAAEDDMPAKRRLAALATCL
- a CDS encoding LysE family transporter — translated: MLTIFFYALVFGFVFCLSPGAVLAETLRRGLQHGFRPALLVQVGSLVGDAVWAVIGLTGLALLIQHDAVRIPLTVVCALYLAWLGLRSLIDAWHLPESESAPASSQQNALAVGAAISLANPKNIVYWGALGSALSGIVGATPSHGQTLMFFAGFMLASVLSCFLTAALVNLLRQNASPLWQRISYGACGAVLIYLAVLAAQGI
- a CDS encoding DinB family protein, whose product is MNRIEQIALMANYNQWMNRKVYDAAGKLSPAALVQDRQAFFGSILGTLNHLVLGDTVWLKRFAQHPAADSVLAPLNAIDTPRDLNQLAFAELDALQARRAWLDEMILAWAHSLSDSDLDHRLHYHNMRGVAANKPFFSLLVHFFNHQTHHRGQVTTLLTQAGVDVGMTDLLALID
- a CDS encoding ABC transporter permease, with translation MTIASNPTPMFDKPVALAPSRHRAALEWVMRYNFVFIFLFAVVVATFLSDDFLTFGNIANLFQQGAIVGIVAIGMTFVILTANIDLSVGSLCAFGGILVAVLLQQQVSGWLAVPATLLVGVAIGTLMGSLTVFGKVPSFIITLAGLVSLRGATFLASDGAPIGGLPASFTGFGSSMIDILPSAGIAFPVLGLIFILITVIAWLVLRYTVFGEYVVATGGNLEAARLSGVPVRAVTIAVFAICGGLAAFAGLLMTSRLHVGQPTAAQGLELDAIAAVVLGGTSLFGGRGSVVGTAVAVMLLQVLRNIFNLLGLGSFYQMAITGVIIVLAILLNRLIDHYAGRT
- a CDS encoding tellurite resistance TerB family protein, which translates into the protein MNTSDLLEQLLRSAGQSGSATSGGGLGGLLGGLLNGTSTGNASSGGGLGGLLGGLLGGAAATRSVPGRSGGMNYAALASLGMMAFQAYQAWQSQQATKPQQAFQTVDQLAGADAETHSHAVLRALIAAAKADGRIDEKEQQMISTELGRHTDDPQLQQWLDAEVAKPLDAADFAEFAGDPAVAAEVYLASVMLVDDQQDAERNYLDDLAGQLHIDPQLQLQLEQQAKA
- a CDS encoding AzlD domain-containing protein, which produces MIYVMIGAMGLVVFLNRYLFIEPRLPVRLNRGAREFLGFAVPGMLTAICGPIIFLADHQLNLSPANPYLLAGICAVALMFWTRNVLMTVLLSMAVFYLLRWWL
- a CDS encoding AzlC family ABC transporter permease — its product is MSTAVPHYAFARGAIAVIPLSLACAPWGLLAGSMAIDAQFTPLQAQGLSAIVFAGAAQLVAIGMVKSGASLISIVLTTLLLTSQHLLYGMHLRPTVSPLKARWRMSLGFLLTDEFFALVSHYDRETFNRWYALGVGLTFYIAWNLFTLAGIVLGKSIPGLDQLGLEFSIAATFIALITPVVRDVPTLVCVAVSLWFSVWLSFLHWESAVVVSGVLGMSAGFFCKRLGVGQR
- a CDS encoding metalloregulator ArsR/SmtB family transcription factor, which translates into the protein MSAPISPPTLFKCLADPTRTRMTLLIRREGELCVCELIHALDDSQPKISRHLAQLRSCGLLLDRRQGQWIYYRINPALPDWVTQVLDITLQANQPWLHSDAQRLDAMGDRPQRASTCC